Sequence from the Flavobacterium sp. TR2 genome:
CTATGCACGGCGGTTTGCCTTGGAATGGTTTTATAGAAAATAATCCTGAAGAATTTGCTAAGAAAGCAATTGAGCTTTATAAAAATGAAAATCTTTGGAAAGAAGCTCAAAAAAGCGGAATTGAAATCATTAATAAATGTTATCAAAAAAATAATTATTTGTCTCAATTGATTTTATCTGTAAATTCACTTCTGATCGATTATAAAAGCCATCGCCTTCATAATTTTATGGGGAATCTGCTGCAGCACCACGCCTATAAAAGCACTATGTATATGTCAAAATGGATTGAAGCGAAGAACAAAAATTAAGCTTCCATTTTTCCGAATCCGACAGTTTCGCGATAAATTTGAGGCGAAACATCAGCATTGGTTTTAAAGAAACGGCTAAAATAATGTTCGTCCTCATAACCCAATTCGTAGGCTATTTCTTTTACGGTTTTGTTGGTCAGATAAAGCTCTCTCTTAGCTTCAATAATGATTCTTTCGGAAATTAAATCGGTTAAGGTTTTATTGAAATAATTCTTAGGCAATTTAGCCAGCGCTTTTGGAGAAATATTCAGCAATTCGGCATAATTTCCAGCTGAATGTTTGGTTTTAAAATTCAGTTCGATCGCATCTTTCAAATTTTGAAGAATAAAAGGTTCTTTAGAATCTGGAACCGATTTCATTTCTTCCAATTGTTCTGTTTTTAATCTTGAAGCCGTAATTAGAAAAATCTTCAAATACGAGATCAGCAATTCGTATTGCGCCAATTCAGCATTTTGAATTTCGGCTTTCATTTGGCTAATCACCATATTGAAAGTCTGCGATGCTTGCTCTGTCACCTGAACATAAGGAGGCTGATAGATATTGTTGAATAAAACGCCATTGCACGAAACTTCTTTTTGATGCATATGAATGCAATAGAAGTCAGGATGAAAATGAATGGCAATTCCTTCAATGGGTTCGTTTACGCAAAGCATAAAAGGCTGATACGGAGAAAAAGCCAGAAGCGAGTTTTCTTCAAATTGATGTTCTGCAAAATCGGCTTTTACTTTGCCTTTTCCTTTTGTAACCCAAATGAGAGAGTAATAATTGTTTCGCTGTAAATGATCAAAATGGCTGTTATCATCAAAAGGAAGAATTTTGAAAGCCAAATTGCCGTTTTGCGGATTGATTAAAGTAAAAACATTTTGAGAACTCATGACCTGTTTTGTTTTTGAAAGCATAAAGATAGCCATGAAATAAATCCGCAGCTATCTTTATAAATTGTTTTTTGTTATACCTAATGTGGAATTTATCGATTAAACTGTTGGAAAGTCTATTTCTGTATTGGCTACATTATTGAAGTAGTTTGTTAAAACATTTAAGGCTACATGGCCAATAATTTCTGCAATTTCAGCATCAGAAACACCTGCATTTTTCGCTTTGTTTACATCCTCATCATTTACTAAACCGCCTTTGCTGATTAATGTTTTGGCCAATTGTAAAATAGCTTCCGTTTTCGCATCAGCAGAATTTCCTGATCTTGCCGCTTTTAAAACTGCTGGATCTGCTTTTACTAATTTTTCTCCAATAAAAGTGTGGGCTGCCAAACAGTAATCGCAAGAGTTGCTTTCTGAAGCGGCCAAAGCGATTAATTCGCCAGTTTTTGCGCTTAGTTTTCCGTGGCTCAAAGCGCCGCTTAAATTTAAATATCCTTCCAAAACCGCTGGAGAATTTCCCATTGTTCTCATCATGTTTGGTACAACGCCTAATTTTGCTTGAACTGCGTTGAATAAATCTTTAGTTTTTCCTGTTACTTCTTCTGGGTTTAAAGCTGTTAATCGTGCCATTTTATTTAATTTTTAAAGTTGTTATTTGTTGTTGTCTTTTGACATTACAAAGTTGCGACGATGGCAGATTTTAAAACATGGAGAATGTACGCTATGTGATGGATAATTTTCCCTGAGTTTTTTTTCATGAGGAATTATCTTGGCATCCCCATTTCTATAATAAAGTTTTTCAGGAGCTAATCCCGCTATCCGTTCCAATCTTTTGTGGCGAACCCCGCCACAAAAGGATTTCCACTTCTATCGGGGCTAGGGCACGCGTTTTCATAGGTGTTTTTGTTTAGCTTCGGAGAAGCGAAATATTTGTAGAAATCATATTTATTGTCGAAGATAAGCTCCAGCGGAGCGAAATGTATTTTGTACAATTTCATATATTTCGCTCCGCTGGAGCTTTTTTTGTTTACATCATTTAATTTCTATAAATATTTTACCCCGCTGGGGTATAAATAGTCATATAAAACAAAAAGAGGCTGTCCAATTGTTTTTAGGAACAGCCTCTTTTTAAAATTATATTTTAGAAAAAAATTACTTCAAAATACCTTCAACAGCCTGAATGGTCGTTGCATGATAGCCAGATTTTGCTTTGTCAAAAACCTGTTTAGCCCATGCTTTTCCTTCGGGAGTTTTAACCATTTCTTTATAAAGCATCATAACAGAACCCGTTCTGCTGATTCCAATTAAAAACTGTTCGATTGCAGGATATGCTGGTTTGTATTGATGAATTAATGCCTGCACAAACCATTGGCGCTTAATAATGAAATTGCCGTCTTTTGTGAAGTTGAATTCATTATCAATCGCTTCCATTTCTTTTGCTGTAATATCAGCAGGAAGATGGTCTATAAAATGCTGCTTTTCGGCAGTAGTTGTGATTTTTTTGCTTAATCCTGCAACGCCAGTTTCTCTCCAGCTTTTTTGGATTTTATCAATTGCGTCAAAATCAGCAGAGCTAACAGGAACAATGTTTGATGGAATTCCCGGCTTGTAGATCCAATCGTCTAATTTGATTTTGTCAGCTAGAGCTTTGTCTCCTTTGATAAGATTGTCATTTAAATATTTTACAAAATCCTCGGTTGTAATAGATTTGAAAGCATGAGAATCGAAATAGTTTTTGATAAACGGATCGAATTTATCGCGCCCAACAGCATTTTCAATAACTCTTAAAAAAGCATATCCTTTTACATAAGGGATCATGCTGATTCCATCGTCTGGATTTCTTCCTGTTAAGCTAACTTTTAATCTTGTGTCAGGACTTGTGTTCCCATATTCAGCAACATTGTCAGTTAATTCTTTGTTGGTGATAACGTTTTGCATTTCAAATTCTTTCTTCCCAAAAATGGCTTCACCAATTCTGTGTTCTACATAAGTAGTAAAACCTTCGTTTAGCCAAATATCATCCCATGTAGCATTTGTAACTAAGTTTCCGCTCCAGCTGTGGCCTAATTCATGCGCCAATAAGCTTGTAAGCGAACGATCTCCGGCAATTACTCCCGGAGTTAAAAAAGTCAAGTTTGGATTTTCCATTCCGCCATAAGGGAAACTTGGAGGCAACACCAAAACATCGTAACGTCCCCAACGATATGGTCCGTATAATTTTTCGGCAGCATCAACCATTTTGCCCAGTTCAGCAAATTCATAAGCTGATTTTTTCAGCATCGATGGTTCTGCATAGACTCCAGTTCTATTGTCAATCGCTTGAAATTCGATATCTCCAACTGCTATTGCCATTAGGTAAGACGGAATTGCTTTGTCTTGCTTAAAAGTATAAATACCAGTATCATTTTTCTTCTGCGGATTTACGGCACTCATAACGGCTAATAAATCTTTAGGAACGGTAACTTTAGCATTATAGGTAAAACGAATTCCTGGCGAATCCTGACACGGAATCCAAGTTCTTGACCAAACGCTTTCACCTTGTGAGAAAACAAAAGGTTTCTTTTTGTCTGCAGTCTGTTCTGGTTTTAGCCATTGTAATGCAACACCATCTTTAGTTGTGTTGTAGTAAATATTTACTTTGGTGGTGTTTGGCTCAATTGTAATATGAAGCGGTTTTCCGTGAAATTCTGTGGCTGCACCAAGTTCAAATTTGGTTTCTTTTTCTTCGTCACCTAAAGTTACTTTTGTAATGTTTAAAGTGTTTTCGTCAAAGATGATTTCGTTTCCTTTGCTGATGTTGTCAATTGTCCAAGATGCTTTTCCTGAAATAGTTTGTGTGTCAAAATCAACTTTGATGTCAAGATCAAGATGTTTTACAACAGCCAGTTCGGGTTTAGAGTAGCTGTGTTCGTCTGTGACTGCAGCTGTTTTTTCTGTTTGCTCTTTTTTCTGGCAGGCTATTGCGGTCAGAAATAAAGTGACAAGAATTAGTTTCTTCATTTTGTGAGATTTTGAATTTGAGGATGAAAATTAAACAAAAAATCCCGTCCCGAAAAACTTCGGGACGGGATTTAATTATAAACCTTCTCCCGAATCGTCGGGACGCTCAGGCTGACATATAGAATTACGCCAACATTGTAACTGGGCTTTCGATGTATTGTTTTAATGTTTGTAAGAACTGAGCTCCAGTTGCACCGTCAATTGTTCTGTGGTCGCAAGCTAATGATAACATCATTGTGTTTCCAACTACGATCTGACCGTTTTTAACTACTGGTTTCTCAACAATTGCACCTACAGAAAGGATAGCAGAGTTTGGCTGGTTGATGATTGAATTGAATTCAGTGATACCAAACATACCAAGGTTAGATACTGTAAAAGTACTTCCTTCCATTTCTTGTGGTCCTAATTTTTTGTTTTTAGCTCTTCCAGCAAGATCTCTTACTGAACCGCCAATTTGAGATAAACTCATAGCGTCAGTAAATTTCAATACAGGAACTACTAATCCGTCTTCAACAGCTACGGCAACACCAATGTTTACGTGGTGATTGATGATGATTGCATCTTCTTTCCAAGTAGAGTTGATTTTTGGGTGTTTTTTCAATGCTAAAGCACAAGCTTTGATTACCATATCGTTGAAAGATACTTTTGTATCTGGAACGCTGTTGATAGCAGCTCTTGCCTGCATAGCTTCGTCCATGCTTACTTCGATCACTAAGTTGTAGTGAGGCGCAGTGAATAGAGATTCGGAAAGACGTTTTGCAATGATTTTACGCATTTGAGAGTTTTTGATCTCTTCTGTGTAAACTTCACCAGCAGGAACAAATACTTTTGGTGCAGCAGGAGCAGATGCTTCTTGTTTAGCAGCAGGTGCTGAAGCAGCAGTTTGAGCCTGAGCAGATGGAGTAAAGTTCTCGATATCGCTTTTTACGATACGTCCATTTTCTCCAGATCCTTTAACTTGGCTTAATTGAATTCCTTTGTCAGAAGCGATTTTTTTAGCTAATGGTGAAGCTAAAATTCTTCCTCCGTTTGAAGTTTCAGCAACAGCTTCTGGTGCTTTTTCGGCAGCAGGAGCGGCAGCTTTTGTTTCTTCAGTAGCAGGAGCGGGAGCAGTTGCAGCGCCTCCGGCAGTAAAGTTATCAGCAATTCCAGAAATATCAGTCCCAGCAGGCCCGATGATAGCTAATAAACTGTCAACAGGAGCTGTGTTTCCTTCTTGGATTCCGATGTATAATAATGTTCCAGCATTGAAAGACTCAAACTCCATAGTAGCTTTGTCTGTTTCAATTTCTGCTAAAATATCACCTTCAGCAACAGTATCACCTACTTTTTTCAACCAGGTTGCTACTGTACCTTCAGTCATAGTATCGCTCAAACGTGGCATAGTTACAACAATAACACCTTTTGGTAATTCAGTTGCAGCTTTAGCCGGAGCAGGAGCTTCAGTTTTTGCTTCTGTAGCAGGAGTATCCGCTTTAGGAGCTTCGGCTGCAGGAGCGTCACCACCAGCTAAAAGAGCAGAAATATCTTCTCCTTCTTTACCGATGATCGCTAATAATGAATCAACCGGAGCAGTTTCTCCAGCTTGAATTCCAATATGTAAAAGAGTTCCTTCGTTAAAAGATTCGAACTCCATAGTTGCTTTGTCTGTTTCGATTTCAGCTAAGATATCGCCTTCGCTTACTTTGTCGCCTACTTTTTTAAGCCAAGTTGCTACCGTTCCTTCCGTCATAGTATCGCTCAAACGAGGCATTGTTACTTTAATTGCCATAATTCTTATAATTTATGAGGTGTAAATGGATAGTCTTCTTGTGCGTATACTACATCGTACAATTGTTGCAAGTCTGGGTATGGAGATTCTTCAGCAAATTTCGCACACTCTTCAACTAAGTCTTTAACTCTTTGGTCAATTACTTCAATTTCTTCTTCAGTAGCATATTTTTGATCCATAATTACATCAAGAACTTGAGTAATCGGGTCGATTTTTTTGTACTCTTCTACCTCTTCTTTAGAACGGTATAATTGTGCGTCAGACATAGAGTGTCCTCTGTAACGGTACGTTTTCATTTCAAGGAAAGTTGGTCCGTCACCACGGCGAGCTCTTTCGATAGCTTCGTGCATAGCTTCAGCAACTTTTACAGGATTCATTCCGTCAACAGGTCCGCAAGGCATTTCGTAACCTAAACCTAATTTCCAGATGTCAGTGTGGTTTGCAGTTCTTTCTACAGAAGTTCCCATTGCATAACCGTTGTTTTCAACGATAAATACAACTGGCAATTTCCATAACATAGCCATATTAAAAGCTTCATGAAGAGAACCTTGTCTAGCAGCTCCGTCACCAAAATAAGTCATAGTAACACCGCCAGTGTTAAAATATTTGTCTGCAAAAGCAATACCAGCTCCAACAGGAATTTGAGCACCTACAATTCCGTGCCCGCCATAAAAACCGTGTTCTTTAGAGAAAATGTGCATAGAACCTCCCATACCTTTAGAAGTTCCTGTTGCTTTTCCTAAAAGTTCTGCCATTACGTTTCTAGGATCAACTCCCATACCGATTGGCTGAACGTGGTTTCTGTAAGCAGTAATCATTTTATCTTTGGTCAAATCCATAGCGTGCAGTGCACCCGCTAATACAGCTTCCTGACCATTATATAAGTGTAGAAAACCTCTAACTTTTTGTTGGATGTATAACGCTGCAAGTTTGTCTTCAAACTTTCTCCAAAGCAGCATGTCTTCATACCACTTTAAATATACCTCTTTTGTAACTTCTTTCATCTGAATTCTTTCTTTTGCTAAAGTTGTTTGTGTTATCGATTATTGTGCCTGTAACGCAAAATAGTTTCCTCCCACAAATTTGCGCCCGAAAGGTCGGGATGCAAAAATAAGACATTACATTTAAGAACTAAAATTTAATGACTACTTTTTGGCTTTTTTTTACAAGAACTTTTTGTCGAACATCAATGGGAGCAGATTTTTTAAAGACGAAGATTTGTAAACTTCACCAATTTCTCCCATAAAATAGATTTCAATCGGAGTGTCTTGTTTTATCTCGTATTCAGCTATTGATTGTCGGCAAGATCCGCAAGGCGGAATAGGGGCAGCGGTCTGATTGGTGTCTGAAGCTGCTGTAATTGCCATTTTTAGAATTTTTGCTTCTGGGTAGGTGCTTCCTGCATAAAAAATTGCAGTTCGTTCTGCGCAAAGTCCAGACGGATAAGCCGCATTTTCTTGATTAGAACCTAAAATCACTTTTCCGTTGTCTAGAAGGAGAGCAGCGCCAACTTTAAACTTTGAATAAGGAGCGTAGGCTTTTTTTCTGATTTCTACAGCTTGATTCATCAAGTCCTGAATTTCGGCTGGAAGTTCATTTAAATTATCAAATATTGTAAATGAAGAGGTTATGTTGATTTCTTTCATTCTTTATAAGGGAAAAAAAATCCAAATTCCTAAAATGCCGGAATTTGGATTGAGTTATTTTTATTTTAAACTTTTTCTTTAATAAGTTTCGTATTTGTCTCCAAAGTTAAACGTTAAAGAGAAACGAAGCGTGTTTTCCAAAGGATTTTTTATTTTAGATGCAGAGAATAAGTATGAAACATCAATTTTCATGATGTTGTATTTAAAACCTGCTCCTAAAGAGAAAAATTGCTTGGCGCCTTTCTCTGGGCTTTCGTGATAATATCCTAAACGGAAAGCAAAAGCATCTTGATACATATATTCTCCAGCAATGCTGTAAGTTACCTCTTTCATTTCTTCTTTAAATCCGCCTGGAGCATCTCCAAAAGATTTAAAGATTCCTTGGAACCATCCGATATCATTATAGTTTCTATAGCCGATATCTGTTGCTTCTTGTTGCGAAATATCTTCAGGATCATCGTAGTCTCCGTCGCCATTTACATCTACCGGTGTTCCAATTCCTGGAGGAGTTGGAACTAAAAGTTTAGTAAGTTCAGCGCTTAAAGTAAACTTGTTGTAATCGTCAAAGATAAAATCGAATCCTCCGCCTAATCGTAAATTGGCAGGTAAGAAGTTTGAGCTTACATCGTCGTTATCGTAGCTGATTTTTGGTCCCATATTTTGAAGATTGACACCAGCTCTCCATCTTCCGTTGAAATCTTGATAAGCAATTTCTTCCGATTGGTAAAAAGCAGCAACATCAACAGCAAATGAACTTGCAGACGTAGCGTCAACTTCTTCTGAAGCAACTTTTAAATTTGAATTGATAAAACGTGCGGCAACAGCCATGGAGAATTTGTCGCTTAATTTAAGCGAATATGATCCGTCTAAGGCAAACTCGTTCGGATTTACTTCTCTAACGGCTTCATTTGGGTCTCCGGTGTATCTTAATTCAATTCCTCCAAAACCAAAATAGCGAAAACTTCCTGCAAATGCGCTTCGTTCGTTAATTTTGTTGTAATATGTAATCTGACCTAACGAAATATCATTGGCAAGATCTGTCAAATAAGGAGTGTAACTGATGGAAAGGCCTTGTGCATCTTCAGAAAATGCATACTTTGCAGGGTTCCATTGTTGAGAGAAAACGTCTGCAGAAGTAGCGACACCTTGGTCTGCCAAACCTGCTGCTCTAGCATCAGCAGCGACTAATAAAAAGGGCACTCCAGTAACAATAGGCCTTGATTCCTGAGCCTTTGAAGTGTAAATGCTAAAAATACAAATTAGTAAGAGTGATAGTTTTTTCATTTATGGGACTAGTGTTTTTGGTAGTGCAAATATATAATATTATAGGAATTATAGTATGACAAGTTTTTCGTATTTTTCTGCTTTTTTATTTGTTAAATTAGATTTTACTGTCAGTTTGTAAATATACACTCCTTTTCCGATTCTGTCACCAAAATCATCTCGTCCGTCCCATGTTATCTCTCGTGATAAAAATCCTTCAGTTGTAACGGTTTGATTTTTTGTCCAGACTACTTTTCCTGTAATAGTCATTACTTGAACCTGCACGTCTAGCGGTTCATAAGGTCTATTATGAGAAAACCAAAATTGTGTATAAGTTGAAAATGGATTTGGATAATTAAGAACGTGCGATAATGTCAGTGAATCGTCTCCTACAACCGTAAATTGAATTTCGCTCGTAACAGGATTGTTGTAAACATCCCAAGCGGTAAAACTTATGGTATGCAGTCCAGGAGCTAGATTTCGGAATGGAAACCGTAAATTTCCGTTAGTGTAATCATCTAATTTTGTCTGATAATAATCATTCAAAATATAAGGATTGCTTACGTCTCCATCTAAAATAGCGACAATATCGTGCCCGATTCCGCTTGCTGTATTAATTCCGTTTTCATCTTCTAAAAATGCTAAAAGGAATGGCGATTCGTTTGTAATTCCGCCAGATACAAAAGTTTCATCGTTCATATATAACTTCACTTTTGGACTTATATTGTCCTGAGGTGCATTTTCGTTTATTCCTCCAATTTTAATGGTGTTATTGTAGCCAGTTTGATTCTCTAACGATTCGTTTTTTTTCGAATAAAAGCTGATTCTTCCATTGTCGACAGGGATTCTGATATCTCGAGGGACAACAAAGCTAAATTCAAATTGGCCGTTGGTTACAGATGCATTTCCTCTAAAAATCGTTTCGCCAAGAGTTTTAAATTGCATCGGAGGGCTAAAACCATCATTATTTAAAGTAGTGTTTGCGATTAGCTTGTCAAAAATAGCAGTGGCCAATTCTCCATTATAATTGCTTAAAAGAGTATTGTTTTCGTCTGTGATTTCTCCTGAGATTTTAATTTTTGATAGCGATTTTAAATCAGGAATTGCTTGCGAAATCACAATATCATTCACTTTTGTTAGATTTATTCGCGGTTTCGGAATGGCAAGCATCAAAGCGGGGTCACCTATATAGAAGACAACATTGCTGGAAGAGCTCGGATTCTCATTTTTGGATATTCTTAAAGACTCCGCAATAGTATTGTATTGATTTGAGCCGTATGAGAGAAGGTTTTTGCTAATTGTTCTGTTGAATTCTTCTGCGTTTGCCTGCCCAATTTCACGAATTGTTGTCAGCATTGAAATAGCGCCTCCTTTTGGATTCCAGTAGACATATTCGCCAGCTGTGGGTCTTGTAGGGTCATCAAAACGGGAAAATTCGCAGGTAATAGTAATAAATAAAGGATATTTGTACTGATTGCTAAGGTTTTGCCCATCCGATTTCTCCCAGATTCTTTCGCTAGCTAATCCGTCCTCGCCGCCATGACCTAAATAATTAAATATTAAAGCGCCTTTTTCGAAAGCATTAAAAAAATCGGTTCTAGCTTTTGGGTATCGCGCACCCCCTGCAGAGGCCTCTTGCGTATACGCGTCTAAAAATATTTTATCGATATTGAAAAAAGGTTTCTCTGCTGCAATTTGATCTGCAAGTGCATTTTGGTTGGCTTGCAGAGTCTGGTCGCCGGGTCTGTCAGAATCGTCGCTAATGAGAACCATATTGTTTCTCCAATTTCCGTACGATTTTTTGTCGTGATATTCTAGAACTTTATTGACCATTTCTTGAGCTTGCGCATTGTCCGAAACCAGCATTCTTCCTATGGCGATATCGATGCCGGCAAGAGAAGGAATAATAACGCCTTCATTAAGATCCATCAATCCGTAAAAATCGTCAGAAGCAAATGAAGCTTCGCCTACAGTATTGCTTATTAAGGATTGGTATATAGGTATAATATTGGTATTATTCGAAATTCTGTCTTTATAATCATATGAAGCGTCTCCGAATAAATTTAAATAGCGCACTTTTTTTTCTGGAGAAGAAGCATTGTCGTAAATATATTTGACACAATTTCTAATCGCGGCAATATCTTGTTTGCCAGAAGAAAATTCTTGATAGATGTTTTCTAATGCAATAACTTTTACATTTAAATTGGAGTTTGTTCTGTGGAAGCTGGCTAATCTTTCGGCTTGTGAGACTAAAGATTTTGGAGTCACTATAATATAATCAATATCTTGAAAAGCGTTTTGGTTATTTTTAAACAAGGTTCCTTTTAAATTCTGGTTGGCAATTTTTGATTGATTTTCTTTTAAAGGAACATAGTAATCGGATGGATCTATTGCTATATATTTTCTGATCTCACCCAAAGTTGCTTTAAAGCTAAAAGAGGCTTGATTGGCATTTTCTATTTTAGATACATTATATAGGTCTGTAACATCCCAAATTTGTGTTATCGCTGATGCGTTCCCAATTGTGTAATTGGCAATTCCAGCTGTACCGCTTGCAGCGTTGTATTGAAAATGAAATTGTTTTCCAGTTCCTAAAAGTTTTCGTTTTGCAGTTAAATTGATGTAGTCCAAATAACCTTTTGATCCCGGAACGCCATTGTTATTATAGGTAAGTTTGATTTTAATATTGTCTGCTCCTGTAAATTGGGTATTTGCAGGCAGTTTTCCTGTTGTGTATTTGGTGTCCGTATTACTTATTAAAGGAGGGAAGCTTATCGTGCCTGCGCTTTGTCCGTTTGCCGTTATTGCAAAAGAAGTAGTGGTTAAGGAGGCAGAAGCTGCGCTTACCTCTATTTTTACAGGCGCAGAAGTGTCAAGGTTTGGGAAATTAAACGAAAATTCCTGTTCCTGATTGATTTCAAACGATTCTCCGAGCCATTGACGTCCTAGGTGTACGATGTTTGTTTGGTCAATTTCATGGTATTGATAGTCATCAAACGTGTTTAGTTCTAAGCTGCTGTTTGCCGATGGCTGGGTTAGCTTTTGAATTCTTTTTCCATCACCTCCTGAAGCTGTAATATAATAGTAAGATTTGGTGTCGTATAAGTTTAAGTTGGTTTGGCTTTCCGAATTCCAATTGTCAATTCCTTCGGCATAAAAAAGGATATAGTCTTCATTGTTAAAAACGCCGTCATCTTCGCCAGTTATCTGTATTGCGTTTTCTGTTAAATCATTAGGGTAATACGCGTTATTGGCTAGAGGGAGCATTCTCCCGCCGTTTCCATAGATTTTTATTCTTCGAGGATCGACTTTAGAAACATCAAACCCAAGACTTTGCAAAAATGATCTGTTGATTCTGTAAACGCCCGATTTCTGGATATAAAACCGATACCAGTCTCCAGAGGCTAGGACAGAATTTACAATCGCGGCCGATTTTTGAAAAGTAGAAGATGCTGTTCGCGCG
This genomic interval carries:
- a CDS encoding helix-turn-helix domain-containing protein, with the protein product MSSQNVFTLINPQNGNLAFKILPFDDNSHFDHLQRNNYYSLIWVTKGKGKVKADFAEHQFEENSLLAFSPYQPFMLCVNEPIEGIAIHFHPDFYCIHMHQKEVSCNGVLFNNIYQPPYVQVTEQASQTFNMVISQMKAEIQNAELAQYELLISYLKIFLITASRLKTEQLEEMKSVPDSKEPFILQNLKDAIELNFKTKHSAGNYAELLNISPKALAKLPKNYFNKTLTDLISERIIIEAKRELYLTNKTVKEIAYELGYEDEHYFSRFFKTNADVSPQIYRETVGFGKMEA
- a CDS encoding carboxymuconolactone decarboxylase family protein; amino-acid sequence: MARLTALNPEEVTGKTKDLFNAVQAKLGVVPNMMRTMGNSPAVLEGYLNLSGALSHGKLSAKTGELIALAASESNSCDYCLAAHTFIGEKLVKADPAVLKAARSGNSADAKTEAILQLAKTLISKGGLVNDEDVNKAKNAGVSDAEIAEIIGHVALNVLTNYFNNVANTEIDFPTV
- a CDS encoding hydrolase/aminopeptidase gives rise to the protein MKKLILVTLFLTAIACQKKEQTEKTAAVTDEHSYSKPELAVVKHLDLDIKVDFDTQTISGKASWTIDNISKGNEIIFDENTLNITKVTLGDEEKETKFELGAATEFHGKPLHITIEPNTTKVNIYYNTTKDGVALQWLKPEQTADKKKPFVFSQGESVWSRTWIPCQDSPGIRFTYNAKVTVPKDLLAVMSAVNPQKKNDTGIYTFKQDKAIPSYLMAIAVGDIEFQAIDNRTGVYAEPSMLKKSAYEFAELGKMVDAAEKLYGPYRWGRYDVLVLPPSFPYGGMENPNLTFLTPGVIAGDRSLTSLLAHELGHSWSGNLVTNATWDDIWLNEGFTTYVEHRIGEAIFGKKEFEMQNVITNKELTDNVAEYGNTSPDTRLKVSLTGRNPDDGISMIPYVKGYAFLRVIENAVGRDKFDPFIKNYFDSHAFKSITTEDFVKYLNDNLIKGDKALADKIKLDDWIYKPGIPSNIVPVSSADFDAIDKIQKSWRETGVAGLSKKITTTAEKQHFIDHLPADITAKEMEAIDNEFNFTKDGNFIIKRQWFVQALIHQYKPAYPAIEQFLIGISRTGSVMMLYKEMVKTPEGKAWAKQVFDKAKSGYHATTIQAVEGILK
- a CDS encoding pyruvate dehydrogenase complex dihydrolipoamide acetyltransferase, with the protein product MAIKVTMPRLSDTMTEGTVATWLKKVGDKVSEGDILAEIETDKATMEFESFNEGTLLHIGIQAGETAPVDSLLAIIGKEGEDISALLAGGDAPAAEAPKADTPATEAKTEAPAPAKAATELPKGVIVVTMPRLSDTMTEGTVATWLKKVGDTVAEGDILAEIETDKATMEFESFNAGTLLYIGIQEGNTAPVDSLLAIIGPAGTDISGIADNFTAGGAATAPAPATEETKAAAPAAEKAPEAVAETSNGGRILASPLAKKIASDKGIQLSQVKGSGENGRIVKSDIENFTPSAQAQTAASAPAAKQEASAPAAPKVFVPAGEVYTEEIKNSQMRKIIAKRLSESLFTAPHYNLVIEVSMDEAMQARAAINSVPDTKVSFNDMVIKACALALKKHPKINSTWKEDAIIINHHVNIGVAVAVEDGLVVPVLKFTDAMSLSQIGGSVRDLAGRAKNKKLGPQEMEGSTFTVSNLGMFGITEFNSIINQPNSAILSVGAIVEKPVVKNGQIVVGNTMMLSLACDHRTIDGATGAQFLQTLKQYIESPVTMLA
- the pdhA gene encoding pyruvate dehydrogenase (acetyl-transferring) E1 component subunit alpha produces the protein MKEVTKEVYLKWYEDMLLWRKFEDKLAALYIQQKVRGFLHLYNGQEAVLAGALHAMDLTKDKMITAYRNHVQPIGMGVDPRNVMAELLGKATGTSKGMGGSMHIFSKEHGFYGGHGIVGAQIPVGAGIAFADKYFNTGGVTMTYFGDGAARQGSLHEAFNMAMLWKLPVVFIVENNGYAMGTSVERTANHTDIWKLGLGYEMPCGPVDGMNPVKVAEAMHEAIERARRGDGPTFLEMKTYRYRGHSMSDAQLYRSKEEVEEYKKIDPITQVLDVIMDQKYATEEEIEVIDQRVKDLVEECAKFAEESPYPDLQQLYDVVYAQEDYPFTPHKL
- the cdd gene encoding cytidine deaminase; translated protein: MKEINITSSFTIFDNLNELPAEIQDLMNQAVEIRKKAYAPYSKFKVGAALLLDNGKVILGSNQENAAYPSGLCAERTAIFYAGSTYPEAKILKMAITAASDTNQTAAPIPPCGSCRQSIAEYEIKQDTPIEIYFMGEIGEVYKSSSLKNLLPLMFDKKFL
- the porV gene encoding type IX secretion system outer membrane channel protein PorV; the encoded protein is MKKLSLLLICIFSIYTSKAQESRPIVTGVPFLLVAADARAAGLADQGVATSADVFSQQWNPAKYAFSEDAQGLSISYTPYLTDLANDISLGQITYYNKINERSAFAGSFRYFGFGGIELRYTGDPNEAVREVNPNEFALDGSYSLKLSDKFSMAVAARFINSNLKVASEEVDATSASSFAVDVAAFYQSEEIAYQDFNGRWRAGVNLQNMGPKISYDNDDVSSNFLPANLRLGGGFDFIFDDYNKFTLSAELTKLLVPTPPGIGTPVDVNGDGDYDDPEDISQQEATDIGYRNYNDIGWFQGIFKSFGDAPGGFKEEMKEVTYSIAGEYMYQDAFAFRLGYYHESPEKGAKQFFSLGAGFKYNIMKIDVSYLFSASKIKNPLENTLRFSLTFNFGDKYETY